One window from the genome of Bacillus weihaiensis encodes:
- a CDS encoding YlbF family regulator produces the protein MNATMESMLLLDEADKLAESILQSELAENYRVNFYRLKSDHDAQEIIRQFNKVKDLYEDVQRFGKYHPDYRKITKDLRDRKRELDLNDTISSFKKAENELQSLLDEISVQLGQAVSTHIKVPTGNPFFESSCGGGCGSGGSCGCKAS, from the coding sequence ATGAATGCAACAATGGAGAGCATGCTTTTACTGGATGAAGCGGATAAGCTAGCAGAAAGTATTCTACAATCAGAACTTGCTGAGAATTATCGAGTTAATTTTTATAGATTAAAGAGTGATCATGACGCACAGGAGATCATTCGTCAGTTTAATAAAGTGAAAGACCTATACGAAGATGTCCAACGCTTTGGCAAATACCATCCTGATTACCGTAAGATAACTAAAGACTTACGTGATCGTAAAAGAGAGCTTGATTTAAATGATACGATTTCATCATTTAAAAAGGCTGAAAATGAACTACAGTCTTTACTTGATGAAATTAGTGTACAACTAGGTCAGGCAGTTTCTACACATATTAAAGTCCCAACCGGTAATCCATTTTTCGAATCAAGTTGTGGAGGCGGTTGTGGTTCTGGAGGTAGCTGTGGATGTAAGGCTTCGTAG
- a CDS encoding YugN family protein: MKMEGTGIEGVVVDLSRLDEIMEDIGLVRAGQWDYERATYDRKIEAKGETFYLRVQAYAVEGDIGGRHAQVKLMTPLLGKHYYPHGVEYGEGEHFPNPILNTSKSLLKQLSEQLQNL, translated from the coding sequence ATGAAAATGGAAGGTACGGGAATTGAAGGTGTAGTTGTAGATCTTTCCCGATTAGATGAAATAATGGAAGATATCGGTCTAGTTCGTGCAGGTCAATGGGACTATGAACGAGCAACGTATGATCGTAAAATTGAAGCAAAGGGTGAAACATTCTACCTTCGCGTTCAAGCTTATGCTGTTGAAGGTGATATAGGTGGAAGACATGCTCAAGTCAAACTTATGACTCCTCTTTTGGGTAAGCATTACTATCCACATGGTGTTGAATACGGTGAGGGGGAACACTTCCCTAATCCCATTCTAAACACAAGTAAGTCACTATTAAAGCAATTATCAGAACAGCTTCAGAATCTTTAA
- a CDS encoding YlbG family protein — translation MFEKRQGIIIWLHSLKQLKMLRKFGNVHYVSKRLKYVVLYCDMDAVDQTVQKISSYSFVKRVEPSYKPFLKLEFESKVDKAKEYDYKLGL, via the coding sequence ATGTTTGAAAAACGGCAGGGAATTATCATTTGGTTACATTCTTTGAAGCAACTTAAAATGTTAAGAAAGTTTGGGAATGTTCATTATGTGTCAAAACGTTTAAAATATGTTGTACTCTACTGTGATATGGATGCTGTCGATCAAACAGTGCAAAAAATTTCATCCTATTCATTTGTAAAGCGTGTAGAGCCTTCATACAAGCCGTTTTTGAAACTTGAATTCGAATCAAAGGTAGACAAAGCTAAAGAATATGATTATAAATTAGGACTATAA
- a CDS encoding CBS domain-containing protein, with product MQKIKEIMTTNVEYCTPLDNVYEVAVKMKDYNVGSIPIVENDKLIGVITDRDLVVRGIAEKHPGSNQVTNVMSDHVISIEANESPEKAAKIMMENQIRRLPVVENGNLVGIISLGDLSINNETSDEAGEALEGISETH from the coding sequence ATGCAGAAAATCAAAGAGATTATGACGACAAATGTAGAATATTGTACACCATTAGATAATGTCTATGAAGTTGCAGTGAAAATGAAAGATTATAATGTAGGATCAATTCCAATTGTTGAGAATGATAAATTAATTGGTGTGATTACAGATCGTGATTTAGTTGTAAGAGGAATTGCGGAAAAACATCCGGGTTCTAATCAAGTAACGAATGTTATGAGTGATCATGTCATTTCAATAGAAGCTAATGAAAGCCCAGAAAAGGCTGCAAAAATCATGATGGAAAATCAAATTAGACGACTACCTGTTGTGGAAAATGGAAATCTTGTTGGAATTATTTCTTTAGGAGACCTTTCTATAAATAACGAAACAAGTGACGAAGCAGGTGAAGCTTTGGAAGGTATTTCAGAAACTCATTAG
- a CDS encoding patatin-like phospholipase family protein produces MTKQPKIGLALGSGGARGFAHLGVIKVLRDAQIPIDLIAGSSMGALVGSFYASGISIDRLYQFALAFKRKYYLDFTVPKMGFISGNRVKELIRLFTHQKHFSELDIPVSVIATDLYNGKKVVFTEGLVADAVRASIAIPGIFVPEKIDGRLLVDGGVVDRVPVSVVKDMGADIVIAVDVSHVKHNEDITSIFDVILQSLDIMQDELVHHRKIASDIMIRPHVEQYSSRAFKNIKEIIETGEQEAKLHVKEIQSLIKKWKETNSHDR; encoded by the coding sequence TTGACCAAGCAACCAAAAATTGGATTAGCTCTAGGTTCTGGTGGGGCTAGAGGATTTGCTCATTTAGGAGTAATTAAAGTACTAAGAGATGCACAAATTCCGATTGATTTAATTGCAGGAAGTAGCATGGGAGCATTAGTAGGAAGCTTTTATGCATCAGGGATAAGTATTGATCGTTTATATCAATTTGCTTTAGCCTTTAAACGAAAATATTACCTAGATTTTACTGTACCTAAGATGGGATTTATTTCTGGTAACCGGGTAAAAGAATTAATCAGATTGTTCACTCATCAAAAGCATTTTTCAGAATTGGATATTCCGGTTTCAGTGATTGCTACAGATTTATATAATGGGAAAAAGGTTGTTTTTACAGAGGGGTTGGTAGCAGATGCTGTAAGAGCGAGTATTGCTATTCCAGGTATCTTTGTTCCAGAGAAAATTGATGGTAGACTATTAGTTGATGGTGGAGTTGTTGATCGGGTACCTGTATCTGTCGTAAAAGATATGGGAGCAGATATTGTGATTGCAGTAGACGTTTCACATGTTAAACATAATGAAGATATTACGTCAATTTTTGATGTGATCCTTCAAAGTCTTGATATTATGCAGGATGAGCTCGTACATCATCGTAAAATTGCCTCAGATATTATGATTCGACCACATGTGGAACAATATAGTTCAAGAGCCTTTAAAAATATTAAAGAAATTATTGAGACAGGTGAACAAGAAGCGAAGTTGCATGTGAAAGAAATCCAAAGTCTAATTAAAAAATGGAAGGAGACAAACTCTCATGACCGGTAG
- a CDS encoding SepM family pheromone-processing serine protease, which yields MTGRTAFRVSLLLAIILLITTFIKLPYYVTQPGMASELKPIIKVEEGFDKEEGSFSLTTIRFGRANPLTYLWAKLNEYHYIHPLEEIKREEETDEDYLNRQLHMMEVSQESAITVAYQKAKKEITTTYNGVYVDGIIDGMPAANRLEVGDRIYKVNKKELETAEEFIEYVSAKKEGDNIVISFERDGRQMEESIKLAVFKDQPNKVGLGISLVTDREVEVHPEITLNTHEIGGPSAGLMLSLEIYNQLIEEDITKGYKIAGTGTINSEGIVGPIGGISQKIVTADKEGIEIFFAPNEENNPNSDYKEALSTGKEINTKMKIVPIDTFSDAVNYLMKLEEKG from the coding sequence ATGACCGGTAGGACAGCTTTTAGGGTCAGTTTATTACTAGCTATAATCCTTCTTATCACAACCTTTATTAAGCTTCCTTACTACGTAACGCAGCCAGGAATGGCATCAGAACTTAAGCCGATTATAAAGGTAGAGGAAGGGTTTGATAAAGAAGAGGGAAGCTTTTCTTTAACGACAATACGTTTTGGTCGAGCAAACCCGTTAACATACTTATGGGCTAAACTTAATGAGTACCATTACATACATCCATTAGAAGAAATAAAAAGAGAAGAAGAAACAGACGAAGATTACCTAAATCGACAACTACATATGATGGAGGTTTCTCAAGAATCTGCGATAACGGTTGCTTACCAAAAAGCGAAAAAAGAAATAACCACTACATACAATGGTGTATATGTGGATGGAATTATCGATGGAATGCCAGCTGCAAACCGATTAGAGGTTGGAGATCGCATTTATAAAGTGAATAAGAAAGAACTTGAAACGGCAGAAGAATTTATTGAGTATGTTAGTGCGAAAAAAGAAGGAGATAACATTGTCATTTCGTTTGAAAGAGATGGTAGACAAATGGAAGAATCTATAAAGTTAGCGGTTTTTAAGGATCAGCCTAATAAAGTAGGGTTAGGAATTTCTTTAGTTACTGATCGAGAAGTAGAAGTACACCCTGAAATTACTTTAAATACTCATGAGATTGGTGGGCCTTCTGCGGGTCTGATGTTATCGTTGGAAATTTACAATCAACTTATTGAAGAGGATATAACAAAAGGGTATAAAATTGCAGGAACAGGAACAATTAATTCTGAAGGAATAGTTGGTCCTATAGGCGGTATTTCTCAAAAGATTGTCACTGCCGATAAAGAAGGAATTGAGATCTTTTTTGCACCCAACGAAGAGAACAATCCCAATTCAGATTACAAAGAGGCTTTGAGTACGGGGAAAGAAATTAATACAAAAATGAAAATTGTCCCTATTGACACCTTCAGTGATGCTGTTAACTATTTAATGAAATTAGAGGAGAAAGGCTAA
- a CDS encoding YlbE-like family protein has product MRKDVLEYIQAKEERKQFLREQPHWYRKLARNPNDFQMFEIEMMNYYQRTIPHKVQQFSNSIQMASMMMAMFQSMGQQD; this is encoded by the coding sequence ATGAGGAAGGACGTTTTGGAGTATATCCAAGCTAAAGAAGAAAGAAAGCAGTTTTTACGTGAACAACCACATTGGTATCGTAAATTAGCTAGAAATCCTAATGATTTTCAAATGTTTGAGATTGAAATGATGAATTATTACCAACGAACAATTCCACATAAAGTACAACAATTTTCCAATTCAATACAGATGGCTTCAATGATGATGGCTATGTTTCAATCAATGGGGCAACAAGATTAA
- a CDS encoding nucleotidyltransferase: MNVVGIVVEYNPFHNGHLFHLQESIKETDADIVIAVMSGNFLQRGEPAITSKWNRTKMALASGVDLVIELPYVFATQKAETFANGAISILNALKCNTLCFGSELGVIDPFVATNEFLLEKKQEYDQLIKKYVKTGVSYPTAMTLAFKELTEGKALLDLSLPNNILGFHYVKSIALQKAAITPHTIKRTSANYHDEDFSSPTIASATSIRKAIFSNESIHNITSYIPPCTVEGLNHYIQENSILHHWEEYFQLLKYTVMTMTLEELRFIYEMEEGLEYRMKKFIGESTNFKEFLEKVKTKRYTWTRLQRVCTHILTRTTKLQLKHMNSNETSPYIRLLGMSKSGQNYLRSIKKHVPLPIVSKLSSFKHPFIEVDIKASFTYNMIFQEPNRSYLIKQEFAQTPITV; this comes from the coding sequence ATGAATGTAGTAGGTATTGTCGTGGAATATAATCCATTTCATAATGGACATTTGTTCCACCTTCAAGAATCAATAAAAGAAACGGATGCAGATATCGTTATTGCTGTTATGAGCGGTAACTTTTTGCAAAGAGGTGAACCCGCTATTACATCGAAATGGAATCGAACAAAAATGGCACTAGCTTCTGGTGTGGACCTTGTTATTGAACTTCCATATGTCTTCGCCACTCAAAAAGCTGAGACCTTTGCAAATGGAGCGATTTCTATCTTAAATGCCTTGAAATGTAACACGTTATGCTTTGGTAGTGAACTTGGTGTTATTGATCCTTTTGTAGCTACGAATGAATTTCTTTTAGAGAAGAAACAAGAGTATGATCAGTTGATAAAAAAATATGTTAAGACCGGTGTGAGTTATCCTACGGCCATGACATTAGCATTTAAAGAACTCACTGAAGGGAAGGCACTTCTTGATTTATCCCTTCCAAATAATATATTAGGCTTTCACTATGTAAAATCAATTGCTTTGCAGAAAGCTGCTATTACACCTCATACAATTAAAAGAACATCGGCGAATTATCATGATGAGGACTTCTCATCTCCAACAATTGCAAGTGCCACAAGCATTAGAAAAGCCATTTTTAGTAATGAATCGATTCATAACATAACAAGCTATATCCCTCCCTGTACAGTAGAAGGTCTAAATCATTACATACAGGAAAATTCGATTCTACATCATTGGGAAGAATACTTCCAACTTCTAAAATATACAGTTATGACTATGACTCTTGAAGAACTGAGATTCATTTATGAAATGGAAGAGGGCTTAGAGTATCGAATGAAAAAATTCATTGGAGAAAGTACTAATTTCAAAGAATTTCTCGAGAAGGTAAAAACAAAACGATATACATGGACAAGGTTGCAACGCGTCTGCACTCATATATTAACAAGAACAACAAAACTTCAACTAAAACATATGAATTCGAATGAGACGTCACCCTACATTCGGTTACTTGGTATGTCAAAAAGTGGACAAAACTACTTACGGTCGATAAAAAAACACGTTCCACTCCCAATCGTATCAAAGCTCTCATCCTTTAAGCACCCTTTTATCGAAGTTGATATAAAGGCTTCGTTTACATATAATATGATCTTTCAAGAACCAAACCGTTCCTACTTAATAAAACAAGAATTTGCTCAAACACCTATTACCGTTTAG
- a CDS encoding transposase: MKHNQQFRRFSMRGLKKNTIEWGLLCVAHNCKKMQKTIKRTKEKEEIGNQ, encoded by the coding sequence ATAAAACATAATCAGCAGTTCAGACGCTTTTCAATGCGTGGCCTCAAAAAAAATACGATTGAATGGGGGCTTCTTTGCGTTGCACATAACTGTAAAAAAATGCAGAAAACAATAAAAAGAACGAAAGAAAAAGAGGAAATTGGAAACCAATAA
- the rsmD gene encoding 16S rRNA (guanine(966)-N(2))-methyltransferase RsmD codes for MRVVSGKYKGRPLKAVPGVTTRPTTDKVKEAIFNMVGPFFDGGWALDLFAGSGGLGIESISRGIDKCIFVDREPKAIQTIHKNLELCKIDQSEVYRNDAERALKAVIKRELSFQLIFLDPPYKKQKLKALINTISDHDLLQEKGYIVTEHDSTIELDQEIGKYKMVKHETYGMSSITIYGRESEAEVEEER; via the coding sequence ATGAGAGTAGTATCTGGAAAGTATAAAGGTAGACCATTAAAGGCTGTACCTGGAGTAACTACAAGACCTACAACTGATAAAGTAAAAGAAGCCATTTTTAATATGGTTGGACCATTTTTTGATGGTGGCTGGGCCTTAGATTTGTTTGCTGGAAGTGGTGGACTTGGAATTGAAAGTATAAGTCGAGGGATTGATAAGTGTATTTTTGTAGATCGAGAACCGAAAGCTATACAAACCATACATAAAAACCTTGAATTATGTAAAATTGATCAATCAGAGGTTTATAGAAATGATGCTGAAAGAGCATTAAAAGCCGTCATTAAAAGAGAGCTATCGTTTCAACTTATCTTTTTAGATCCACCGTATAAGAAACAAAAATTGAAAGCGCTTATAAATACAATCAGTGACCATGACCTTTTACAGGAAAAAGGGTATATTGTTACTGAACATGACTCTACTATTGAACTTGATCAAGAAATTGGAAAATATAAGATGGTAAAACACGAAACATACGGGATGAGTTCTATTACTATTTATGGACGAGAGAGTGAAGCAGAAGTAGAGGAGGAAAGATGA
- a CDS encoding DUF7147 family protein codes for MIQRFIELGEGYSDLYELLATARSNKERVSKLIALHTTKKDKEVTSFVVVMKPTNPGEFQALYICREGIPNPNVIANKRYELFEELSNDLDLPIIPVEVKPSSMFNELILYYQYLIGILRLNHYIPPMK; via the coding sequence ATGATTCAACGTTTTATCGAATTAGGAGAAGGATATTCTGATCTTTATGAATTACTAGCAACAGCAAGATCCAATAAAGAACGGGTTTCAAAGCTAATTGCCTTACATACTACTAAAAAAGACAAAGAAGTAACATCATTTGTGGTTGTCATGAAGCCGACTAATCCTGGAGAATTTCAGGCATTGTATATTTGTCGGGAGGGAATTCCAAATCCTAACGTAATAGCAAATAAACGCTATGAACTATTCGAAGAGCTATCAAACGATTTGGACCTACCAATTATACCTGTTGAAGTTAAGCCATCAAGTATGTTTAATGAACTTATCTTATATTATCAATATTTGATTGGGATTTTAAGATTAAATCATTATATCCCACCAATGAAATAA
- a CDS encoding YceD family protein — protein MKWTISQLHQLQSKGLKIEENLDLTDLITSHPDIRDIDPVKVTGRADISSSKVTFHLHVSGSMVLPCSRTLVDVQYPFSIDTTETFLLKPAEYDTEEDFHQLDGDVVDLVPILKEIIILEIPIQVFCVDENVEGAAPQSGKDWEVVSEDDQNNKVDPRLAGLAKFFENEEG, from the coding sequence TTGAAATGGACAATTAGTCAACTACATCAATTACAAAGCAAGGGTTTAAAAATTGAAGAAAATCTTGATTTAACGGATCTTATCACAAGTCATCCTGATATTCGTGATATTGACCCAGTAAAAGTGACAGGTCGAGCTGATATTAGTTCATCTAAAGTGACCTTCCATTTACATGTGTCAGGTTCAATGGTGTTACCTTGCTCACGTACATTAGTGGATGTTCAGTATCCATTTTCAATTGATACAACAGAAACATTTTTATTAAAACCAGCAGAATATGATACGGAAGAGGATTTCCACCAATTAGATGGTGATGTTGTGGATTTAGTCCCAATATTAAAGGAAATTATCATTCTAGAAATTCCGATTCAAGTTTTCTGTGTTGATGAAAACGTAGAAGGAGCTGCACCACAATCAGGTAAAGACTGGGAAGTTGTATCTGAAGACGATCAGAATAACAAGGTTGATCCTCGATTAGCTGGCTTGGCAAAATTCTTCGAAAATGAAGAAGGCTAA
- a CDS encoding YlbD family protein: protein MASKKNHPSVQQFKEFVKEHPKIIQEVRKGNKEWQEVFEDWYLLGENDVIWNQYKEQPAEDNSQNTESKTDFMSSIVSAMKNMDMNTMNQHITNMSSTISTIQGLFDQFGVSKGSKQSNSGTGQSPFSFRKD, encoded by the coding sequence ATGGCATCTAAAAAAAATCATCCATCCGTTCAACAATTCAAAGAATTTGTAAAGGAACACCCTAAGATTATCCAAGAAGTTCGTAAAGGAAATAAAGAATGGCAAGAGGTTTTTGAGGATTGGTATCTTCTTGGTGAAAATGATGTTATCTGGAACCAATATAAAGAACAACCTGCGGAAGATAATAGTCAAAATACGGAAAGTAAAACTGATTTTATGTCTTCTATCGTTTCTGCTATGAAAAACATGGATATGAACACTATGAATCAGCATATTACAAATATGAGTAGTACCATTTCAACTATACAAGGGCTTTTCGATCAATTTGGTGTATCAAAAGGGTCTAAACAAAGTAATTCAGGAACGGGTCAGAGTCCTTTTTCTTTTAGAAAAGATTAA
- a CDS encoding PaaI family thioesterase yields the protein MLKEEIMQLTEEIISTGTEEDQVVLDLLLKGLKQKQHFDKGSYIGALLHADGEYKDQEFTITIPNTPIIQNALHIVHGGITATLLDSAMGGLVHHILPPDKAAVTTEIKINYVAPGIGKELTCKASLIHKGNKTVVTEGKVYRDDGTLIAHSTASFFIINRK from the coding sequence ATGCTGAAAGAAGAAATCATGCAATTGACTGAGGAAATTATTTCGACAGGTACTGAAGAGGATCAAGTGGTTTTAGACTTATTATTAAAGGGGCTCAAACAAAAGCAGCATTTTGATAAAGGGTCTTATATTGGGGCACTTCTTCATGCAGATGGAGAATATAAAGATCAGGAATTTACGATTACGATTCCAAACACACCTATTATTCAGAATGCCTTACATATTGTTCACGGTGGTATTACAGCGACATTGTTGGATTCAGCAATGGGAGGATTAGTCCATCATATACTTCCTCCTGATAAGGCTGCAGTAACCACTGAAATAAAAATTAATTATGTAGCACCTGGAATTGGAAAAGAATTAACATGTAAAGCCTCTTTAATTCATAAAGGGAATAAAACTGTCGTTACTGAAGGAAAAGTATATAGAGATGACGGTACTCTGATCGCACATAGTACGGCCAGTTTTTTTATTATTAATCGTAAATAA
- the rpmF gene encoding 50S ribosomal protein L32 has protein sequence MAVPFRRTSKTRKRLRRTHFKLQVPGMVECPNCGESKLAHRVCKACGTYKGKDVVNK, from the coding sequence ATGGCTGTACCTTTTAGAAGAACTTCTAAAACAAGGAAAAGACTACGTCGTACTCATTTTAAATTACAAGTACCTGGTATGGTAGAATGCCCAAACTGCGGTGAAAGCAAACTTGCTCACCGTGTATGTAAAGCATGTGGAACATACAAAGGAAAAGACGTTGTTAACAAATAA
- the coaD gene encoding pantetheine-phosphate adenylyltransferase has product MGSIAVCPGSFDPLTFGHLDIIKRGAKVFDQIYVCVLNNSSKQPLFTVDERCELIREVTKDMPNVVVESYKGLLIDYAREKKAQAILRGLRAVSDFEYEMQITSMNRVLDDEIETLFMMTNNQYSFLSSSIVKEVAKYKGNIGELVPPAVEKALIKKFTN; this is encoded by the coding sequence ATGGGGAGTATTGCAGTATGTCCTGGCAGCTTTGATCCACTAACATTTGGACATTTGGACATTATTAAACGAGGGGCAAAGGTGTTCGATCAAATTTATGTATGTGTTTTAAATAATTCGTCTAAGCAACCGTTATTCACAGTAGATGAAAGGTGCGAATTAATTAGAGAAGTTACAAAAGACATGCCCAATGTGGTTGTAGAATCCTATAAAGGTTTATTAATCGACTATGCAAGGGAGAAGAAGGCACAAGCTATTTTACGTGGTTTGCGAGCTGTTTCAGACTTCGAATATGAAATGCAAATCACCTCTATGAATAGAGTGCTTGATGATGAAATTGAAACTTTATTTATGATGACGAATAATCAGTATTCATTCTTAAGTTCTAGCATCGTTAAGGAAGTAGCGAAATATAAAGGGAATATTGGTGAGTTAGTCCCACCTGCTGTTGAAAAGGCGTTAATAAAGAAGTTTACGAACTAA
- a CDS encoding CAP domain-containing protein, with the protein MRILLRAIIIFIIIFLSYSLFIYYGQYTPKEQHQEEKVQIANEIASEEKEMERKQSYEEENELPTEGILSLMNKSSEEVTAILGEPDRIDPSAYDYDWWIYEKNENEYIQVGIHHQKVVTVYGIGPDVNVDPFKIGQSSQEVFSIQPITSSLSMELAGNSYKFEFSEEDMNTRPTIKYGEVYVQLYIDKFDGILSSVRVLDAETFVKQRSYEVTYRGSLLKPKEISEEKWENIESGAEKQIFSITNYYRKRHGLPVVKWHEDVSDVAFLHSEDMKVNQYFSHVSDKKGNLMDRLARAEINYQMAGENIAAQYVDGIAASEGWLNSQGHREALLNEDFSHLGVGVDELYYTQNFIKTWEQ; encoded by the coding sequence TTGCGAATCCTGCTGAGGGCTATTATCATATTTATTATTATTTTTCTCAGTTATTCTTTATTTATCTACTATGGACAATATACCCCAAAGGAACAGCATCAAGAGGAGAAGGTTCAAATAGCAAATGAAATCGCTTCTGAAGAGAAAGAAATGGAACGGAAACAGTCATATGAAGAGGAGAATGAGTTACCTACTGAAGGGATTTTATCACTTATGAATAAATCTTCCGAGGAAGTTACGGCTATACTCGGGGAACCAGATCGAATTGATCCTTCAGCATACGATTATGATTGGTGGATATACGAGAAAAATGAAAATGAGTATATTCAAGTTGGCATTCATCATCAGAAAGTTGTCACTGTATATGGAATAGGACCTGATGTTAATGTAGATCCCTTTAAGATTGGACAGTCTTCGCAGGAGGTATTTTCAATACAGCCTATTACATCAAGTTTATCTATGGAACTAGCAGGGAATTCCTATAAGTTTGAGTTTTCAGAAGAAGATATGAATACAAGACCAACTATTAAATATGGAGAAGTTTATGTTCAACTTTATATAGACAAATTTGACGGGATTTTATCGAGTGTCAGAGTATTGGATGCCGAAACCTTTGTAAAACAAAGGTCATATGAAGTAACCTATAGAGGAAGTCTTCTAAAACCTAAAGAAATCAGTGAAGAAAAATGGGAAAATATTGAGAGTGGTGCAGAGAAACAAATATTCAGCATTACCAATTATTATCGGAAAAGGCATGGCTTACCTGTAGTGAAATGGCATGAAGATGTCTCAGACGTTGCGTTTTTGCATAGTGAAGATATGAAAGTGAATCAATATTTCTCACATGTTTCAGATAAAAAGGGTAATTTAATGGATAGACTTGCAAGAGCGGAAATTAACTATCAAATGGCTGGCGAAAATATCGCCGCGCAATATGTTGACGGAATTGCTGCTTCAGAAGGCTGGCTAAATAGTCAAGGACATAGAGAAGCTTTACTTAATGAAGATTTTTCTCATTTGGGAGTTGGAGTTGATGAATTATATTACACTCAAAACTTCATAAAAACTTGGGAACAATAA
- the ylbJ gene encoding sporulation integral membrane protein YlbJ codes for MAIILNPEQSLDASKRGLEIWWEVVFPSLLPFFIVSELLIGFGVVKFIGVLLEPLMRPIFRVPGVGGFVWAMGMASGNPAGAKLTVRMRQEKQLTAIQAERLVSFTSSSNPLFIFGAVAVGFFNNPTLGILLAASHYLSNLCVGLSMRFYGVTKETPIQDHQRKSVIESFFGAFKELHVTRIKEKRPFGKMLGDAVISSIQTLLMIGGFIILFSVFNKILAIIHVTEFIAFISSGVLALFHITTDLSIPLITGIFEITLGNQLTSEANGELLDKVIIASFILAFGGLSIQAQVASILADSDIRFKPFFIARLLQGVYASIISFLLFKPFYLNLQSFETSELPVIMISRGPEWATYYWEAIVHTGPIITLLSLCTYIFLYGKRNVFNRTI; via the coding sequence ATGGCCATTATTTTAAATCCGGAACAATCCCTCGATGCATCCAAGAGAGGACTTGAAATTTGGTGGGAGGTTGTTTTCCCTTCTCTTCTCCCTTTCTTTATTGTATCAGAATTATTAATTGGGTTCGGTGTCGTTAAATTTATTGGAGTTTTACTTGAACCGTTAATGAGACCCATTTTCCGCGTTCCTGGTGTAGGTGGATTCGTATGGGCTATGGGCATGGCATCCGGTAATCCAGCTGGAGCAAAGCTCACAGTACGAATGCGACAAGAAAAACAATTGACTGCAATACAGGCTGAAAGACTTGTTTCATTTACAAGCTCGTCAAACCCTTTGTTTATTTTCGGTGCCGTTGCAGTTGGTTTTTTTAATAATCCAACCTTAGGAATTCTTTTAGCTGCCTCACATTATTTAAGTAATCTATGTGTGGGATTATCTATGAGATTTTATGGTGTGACAAAAGAAACCCCCATACAAGATCATCAAAGAAAATCAGTAATAGAATCTTTTTTTGGTGCATTTAAAGAATTACATGTAACAAGAATAAAAGAAAAACGACCTTTTGGAAAGATGTTAGGAGATGCTGTAATCTCTTCCATCCAAACCTTATTAATGATTGGTGGTTTTATCATCTTGTTTTCTGTATTTAATAAAATCTTAGCAATCATTCACGTAACTGAATTTATTGCCTTCATTTCTTCAGGTGTTTTAGCCCTTTTTCATATCACAACTGACTTAAGTATTCCCTTAATAACAGGAATTTTTGAAATTACTCTTGGTAATCAGCTGACAAGTGAAGCTAATGGGGAGTTATTGGACAAAGTCATCATTGCGAGTTTTATTCTAGCATTTGGTGGACTTTCCATACAGGCTCAGGTTGCAAGCATTTTAGCGGATAGTGATATACGGTTTAAGCCTTTTTTTATTGCCCGGTTACTTCAAGGAGTTTACGCTTCAATCATCTCCTTTTTGTTATTCAAGCCTTTTTATTTAAATCTACAATCCTTTGAAACAAGTGAGCTTCCCGTCATCATGATCTCAAGAGGTCCAGAATGGGCAACATATTATTGGGAAGCCATTGTTCATACGGGGCCAATAATAACACTCTTATCACTATGCACGTATATTTTCTTATATGGAAAAAGAAATGTATTTAATAGAACCATTTGA